Proteins found in one Triticum urartu cultivar G1812 chromosome 4, Tu2.1, whole genome shotgun sequence genomic segment:
- the LOC125551609 gene encoding uncharacterized protein LOC125551609: MGTALLPQMPHPLLPSVPHHNLLLQPFYYLAPHPNPSPTSSALPSASSTSIQADYGTSISAEVILMRFMSTKCKYLKHSVPPAALLIQLHREGQQGKRKAIIVYVASGSEDDQFEVDI; the protein is encoded by the exons ATGGGCACCGCGCTCCTGCCACAGATGCCACACCCTCTCCTTCCATCGGTGCCACACCACAACCTCCTTCTCCAGCCATTCTATTATCTGGCACCGCACCCCAATCCATCCCCAACCTCCTCCGCCTTgccttccgcctcctccaccTCGATCCAGGCTGATTATGGAACGAG CATCTCTGCTGAGGTGATCCTCATGCGATTCATGAGCACTAAATGCAAGTATCTTAAGCACTCCGTCCCTCCAGCAGCTCTGCTGATCCAGTTGCACCGAGAAGGACAACAAGGGAAGAGGAAGGCGATAATAGTCTACGTCGCTTCTGGGAGTGAAGACGATCAGTTTGAGGTGGATATATAG